The following proteins are encoded in a genomic region of Desulfosporosinus youngiae DSM 17734:
- a CDS encoding IS1634 family transposase produces the protein MRLSISKSKNATSFYVIQSVFENGRRSTKVVEKLGTLAELQQKLNGRDPIEWAKSYIEELNQKEKEQSREVILKYSPSKVISKDQQRFFNGGYLFLQQIYHDLNLHKVSADISKKYKFSFDLNAILSRLLYGRILFPSSKLATYKHSSKFIEQTDFELQHVYRALEVISKEMDFIQSSLYTNSLKISKRNTGILYYDCTNYFFEIEQEDGLKQYGASKEHRPNPIIQMGLFMDGDGIPLAFNLNSGNTNEQITLKPLEQKILSDFKLSKFVVCTDAGLASEKNRKFNNEGERAFITTQSIKKLKKHLKEWSLDSKGWHLADHDKTYDITKLDEETYKDKCFFKERWIKENGLEQKLIVTYSIKYKNYQRQIRHSQIERAQKLLDSNPTKLSKSHQNDYKRFIKKTSCTSDGEIAENELYALNNETIVAEQAYDGFYAVCTNLEGSAQEIIRINQRRWEIEECFRIMKSEFKARPVYLSREDRIKAHFTTCFMSLIIYRLLEKKLGNKFTCSEVINGLREMNFYEIKGEGYIPTYTRTDFTDALHETFGFRTDYEIIKRTQMKKIFNMTKK, from the coding sequence ATGCGACTTAGTATATCCAAGTCTAAAAATGCTACTTCATTTTATGTCATACAATCTGTTTTCGAGAATGGCAGGCGTTCCACAAAAGTTGTTGAAAAGTTAGGAACGCTTGCTGAATTACAACAAAAATTAAATGGGCGTGACCCTATTGAATGGGCTAAATCATACATAGAAGAACTTAACCAAAAAGAGAAAGAGCAATCACGTGAAGTCATCCTTAAATATTCGCCATCCAAAGTCATTTCCAAAGATCAACAACGTTTCTTTAACGGCGGTTATCTTTTTCTTCAGCAAATCTATCACGATCTTAACCTTCATAAGGTTTCCGCTGATATATCGAAAAAATATAAGTTCTCTTTTGACCTGAATGCTATACTGTCTCGGCTCCTTTACGGACGGATCCTTTTTCCTTCCTCCAAACTCGCTACCTACAAGCATTCTTCAAAGTTCATTGAACAAACTGACTTTGAATTGCAGCATGTGTACAGAGCACTAGAAGTTATTTCCAAAGAAATGGACTTCATCCAGTCTTCTCTTTATACTAACAGCCTCAAAATTTCAAAGAGAAACACGGGTATTCTTTATTATGACTGCACCAATTATTTCTTTGAAATCGAACAAGAAGACGGCCTTAAACAGTATGGCGCTTCAAAAGAGCATCGACCGAACCCTATCATCCAAATGGGGCTGTTCATGGATGGAGACGGCATTCCTCTTGCTTTTAACCTCAACAGTGGCAACACGAATGAACAGATTACACTTAAACCCTTAGAGCAAAAAATACTTTCCGATTTTAAACTTTCCAAGTTTGTTGTCTGTACAGATGCCGGTCTGGCTTCTGAAAAGAACAGAAAGTTTAACAACGAAGGTGAACGCGCATTTATCACGACCCAATCGATTAAAAAACTAAAAAAGCATTTAAAAGAATGGTCTCTTGACTCAAAAGGCTGGCATCTTGCAGATCATGATAAAACTTATGATATCACCAAGCTTGACGAGGAAACTTATAAAGACAAATGCTTCTTCAAAGAACGCTGGATTAAAGAAAACGGCCTGGAACAAAAACTTATTGTCACTTACTCCATCAAGTACAAAAATTATCAACGCCAAATTCGTCATTCACAAATCGAACGTGCTCAGAAATTACTCGATTCGAATCCGACGAAACTTTCAAAAAGCCATCAGAACGACTATAAACGTTTTATTAAGAAAACCAGCTGTACGTCTGATGGCGAAATAGCTGAAAATGAACTCTATGCCTTAAATAACGAAACCATCGTTGCCGAACAAGCCTATGACGGATTTTATGCCGTTTGTACGAACCTCGAAGGTAGTGCTCAGGAAATCATCCGGATTAACCAGCGGCGCTGGGAGATTGAAGAATGTTTCCGGATCATGAAAAGTGAGTTTAAAGCGCGACCGGTATATTTAAGTCGCGAGGATAGAATTAAAGCACATTTTACTACCTGCTTTATGTCCCTTATCATTTATCGATTATTGGAAAAGAAACTAGGGAATAAGTTTACATGCAGTGAAGTCATCAACGGATTGAGAGAAATGAATTTCTATGAGATCAAGGGTGAGGGATATATACCGACCTACACAAGAACTGATTTTACAGATGCGCTGCATGAGACTTTTGGTTTTCGAACAGATTACGAGATTATTAAGAGAACACAAATGAAAAAAATTTTTAACATGACTAAGAAATAA
- the amrA gene encoding AmmeMemoRadiSam system protein A has translation MGLVYSIFVPHPPLLIPEVGRGEERKCQASADAYGEVARRIAQAQVETVILVSPHAPLIKKGMTLAVDNTLQGNFAQFRAPQVNLSFESDPVVIAQFQNLSGIVTIQGSIDHGAFVPLYFLQKAGWKGKVVLLGMPLERPEDYGESLGQILEDLPGRYALVASGDLSHRLKEDGPYGFDSAGPEFDQFVVKTLQRDTKRISDLPADLVEKAGECGYRSLRLALAAKEGAPEVLSYEGPFGVGYLVADLYHSSPLPQWARRCLTTYLEKGERGLLDLPAMSASEFAVRRGCFVTLKQDGNLRGCIGTTEPWQDNLALEIRHNAIAAGTQDPRFRPVRAEELDSISFTVDVLGELEKISGPEELDPWRYGVVVRQRGRSGLLLPHLEGVDTVAEQISIAKQKAGIFEGETELWRFEVKRHYE, from the coding sequence ATGGGTTTGGTTTATTCCATATTTGTTCCCCATCCGCCCCTGCTAATTCCGGAGGTAGGCAGGGGAGAGGAGCGGAAATGTCAAGCGAGTGCAGATGCTTATGGGGAAGTTGCACGGAGAATAGCTCAAGCACAGGTTGAAACGGTCATCTTGGTTTCGCCTCATGCGCCTCTCATCAAGAAGGGCATGACTCTTGCAGTGGATAACACTCTTCAAGGAAACTTTGCTCAGTTTAGAGCGCCTCAGGTTAATTTGTCCTTTGAAAGTGATCCTGTGGTTATCGCACAATTTCAAAATCTCTCGGGGATTGTTACGATACAGGGCTCTATCGATCATGGTGCCTTTGTACCCCTCTATTTTTTGCAAAAAGCAGGGTGGAAAGGCAAGGTTGTTCTATTAGGGATGCCCCTGGAGCGTCCTGAGGATTATGGAGAGAGTTTAGGACAGATTCTTGAAGATTTACCTGGACGCTATGCCCTTGTGGCCAGCGGAGATCTCTCCCATCGCCTGAAGGAGGACGGACCGTATGGCTTCGATTCTGCAGGACCGGAATTTGATCAATTTGTGGTGAAAACCCTGCAGAGGGATACAAAAAGAATCTCGGATTTGCCGGCTGACCTTGTCGAAAAAGCAGGGGAATGCGGGTACCGAAGTCTTCGCCTGGCGCTGGCGGCTAAAGAGGGAGCACCTGAAGTGCTTTCCTATGAAGGGCCATTTGGCGTAGGCTACCTGGTAGCGGATTTATACCATTCCTCACCCTTGCCCCAGTGGGCGCGGCGATGCCTGACAACCTATTTAGAAAAGGGAGAGCGGGGTTTGCTGGATCTGCCTGCCATGTCTGCCTCTGAATTCGCCGTGCGGAGGGGATGTTTTGTCACCCTAAAACAAGATGGGAATTTACGCGGGTGTATAGGAACAACCGAACCCTGGCAGGATAATTTAGCCTTGGAAATCCGGCATAATGCGATTGCGGCAGGAACACAGGATCCACGTTTTCGCCCGGTTCGTGCCGAGGAATTAGATTCTATAAGCTTCACGGTGGATGTCCTTGGGGAACTCGAGAAGATTTCCGGACCTGAAGAGCTGGATCCTTGGCGGTATGGGGTTGTGGTTCGGCAAAGGGGAAGAAGCGGACTTTTACTCCCTCATCTGGAAGGGGTGGATACCGTAGCGGAACAAATCAGCATCGCAAAACAAAAGGCAGGTATCTTCGAGGGCGAAACAGAACTTTGGCGTTTTGAGGTTAAGAGACACTATGAATAG
- the amrS gene encoding AmmeMemoRadiSam system radical SAM enzyme, with amino-acid sequence MNRWGTVLLSEKSYMASCLLCPQHCQLRHGQAGRCQARENREGEVVSRTYGEAAAWNIDPIEKKPLYHFYPGSWIFSVGGFGCNLSCSFCQNYEISQQHQVGRKVTPAELGKLAGREQESIGLCFTYSEPSVWFEMIRDTAPLVRAQGGQVVLVSNGTISPHFLEELIPWLDAVNIDIKAFSEEFYQHYCGSKLAWVLDSVERLAGRVHLEVTTLVIQGVNDDPQEITELARWLRQLNVPLAWHLSAYHPAYRLAVPPTERKTLERAWDIAKEYLPYVYLGNVRGGSTTFCPQCGAAVIEREPVLVNRLDQGCCPKCGEGIFGVGMRKITTSTL; translated from the coding sequence ATGAATAGATGGGGGACGGTTCTTTTGTCTGAAAAGTCCTATATGGCCAGTTGTTTACTTTGTCCCCAACATTGTCAATTGCGGCATGGGCAGGCAGGTCGGTGTCAGGCCCGGGAAAACCGTGAGGGAGAGGTTGTATCCCGAACCTATGGTGAAGCGGCGGCTTGGAATATAGACCCAATCGAGAAGAAGCCTTTGTATCATTTCTATCCCGGCTCTTGGATATTCTCCGTGGGAGGCTTTGGCTGCAATCTTAGCTGTTCTTTTTGTCAAAATTATGAGATATCCCAGCAACATCAAGTCGGAAGAAAAGTCACGCCCGCCGAGCTTGGAAAGCTTGCCGGGCGTGAGCAGGAATCCATTGGGCTGTGTTTTACCTATTCAGAGCCGAGTGTGTGGTTTGAGATGATCCGAGATACTGCTCCTCTTGTGCGAGCTCAAGGGGGGCAGGTGGTTTTAGTGAGTAACGGAACGATTTCACCCCACTTTCTTGAGGAGCTGATTCCGTGGCTGGATGCGGTCAATATTGATATTAAAGCCTTCTCGGAGGAATTTTATCAACACTACTGCGGAAGCAAACTGGCTTGGGTTTTAGATAGTGTGGAGCGTTTGGCAGGGCGGGTTCATCTGGAAGTGACGACCCTTGTTATTCAAGGGGTTAATGATGATCCCCAAGAGATTACGGAGCTGGCGCGCTGGTTACGGCAGCTTAATGTTCCGCTGGCCTGGCATTTGAGTGCCTATCATCCGGCTTATCGGCTTGCCGTTCCGCCTACGGAGCGAAAGACGTTGGAACGGGCTTGGGATATAGCCAAAGAGTATTTGCCCTACGTGTATTTAGGGAATGTCAGGGGTGGAAGTACAACCTTTTGTCCTCAGTGCGGTGCAGCGGTGATTGAACGTGAACCTGTCCTGGTTAACCGCCTGGACCAAGGGTGCTGCCCTAAATGCGGAGAGGGTATTTTCGGTGTTGGGATGAGAAAGATTACAACAAGTACATTGTAG
- the nhaB gene encoding sodium/proton antiporter NhaB has translation MKQTGTGQVKQMGIGQAFRANFLGHAPNWYKTTILAFLVLNPILMLTLGKYVTGWVLIVEFIFTLAMALKCYPLPAGGLLAIEAVVIGLTNPHSIYHEVELNLPVILLLMFMVAGIYFMKEGLVYLFTKILTKVRSKVALAFLFSILGAVLSAFLDALTVTAVIIAVAYGFYNIFHKFASSEKVYETYDINHDHIVDDIYQEDLNQFRGFLRNLMMHGAVGTALGGATTLVGEPQNLLIGSIMKWDFVDFFLNSAPVSIPVLIAGLLTAITLEVTKFWGYGYQLPDSVRKVMEDDTKAKDAALDTRGRVRLIIMAVCGVLLIFSLALHLAEVGIIGLMIIILLTSFNGVIEEGRIGHAFEEALPFTALLIVFFAIVAVIHDQHLFTPIIQWVLRLEGQNQLVAFFAANGVLSAISDNVFVATVYMSETQKAFEAGGIALEHYNKMAVAINMGTNAPSVATPNGQAAFLFLLTSALAPLIRLSYLEMVKLALPYTIVMSLTGVLATMYLL, from the coding sequence ATGAAACAGACGGGTACCGGACAAGTGAAACAGATGGGCATCGGACAGGCATTCAGAGCAAATTTCCTGGGCCACGCTCCCAACTGGTACAAAACAACCATTCTTGCCTTCCTGGTGTTGAACCCTATTTTGATGTTGACTCTCGGTAAGTACGTTACCGGGTGGGTTCTGATTGTCGAATTTATTTTTACCCTGGCCATGGCGCTGAAATGTTATCCGCTCCCTGCAGGCGGACTTTTGGCGATCGAAGCCGTTGTGATCGGGCTTACTAACCCGCATTCGATCTATCACGAAGTTGAACTGAACCTGCCGGTTATTCTGCTTCTGATGTTCATGGTTGCCGGGATTTATTTTATGAAAGAAGGTCTTGTGTACCTGTTTACCAAGATCCTTACCAAAGTACGCTCTAAAGTCGCCCTTGCCTTCCTGTTCTCTATACTGGGGGCGGTTCTCTCCGCTTTTCTGGATGCGCTGACCGTAACGGCAGTGATTATTGCCGTGGCCTATGGATTCTATAACATTTTCCACAAATTTGCTTCCAGCGAAAAAGTATACGAAACCTATGACATCAATCACGACCATATTGTTGATGACATATATCAGGAGGATTTAAATCAGTTTCGTGGCTTTCTGCGCAATCTTATGATGCATGGTGCCGTGGGTACCGCCCTGGGCGGAGCAACAACACTGGTTGGTGAGCCTCAGAACCTGCTGATCGGCTCTATTATGAAATGGGACTTCGTTGATTTCTTTTTAAACAGCGCACCTGTGTCTATCCCGGTACTGATCGCCGGTCTTCTGACCGCCATCACCCTTGAAGTCACCAAGTTTTGGGGATACGGCTATCAGCTTCCTGATTCTGTTCGAAAAGTCATGGAAGACGACACCAAAGCCAAAGATGCTGCGCTGGATACTCGCGGGCGTGTACGCCTGATTATTATGGCTGTATGCGGCGTTCTGCTGATCTTCTCCCTGGCGTTGCACCTGGCGGAAGTCGGTATTATTGGTCTGATGATTATCATCCTGCTTACCTCTTTCAACGGGGTTATTGAAGAAGGGCGCATCGGTCATGCCTTTGAAGAGGCACTGCCGTTTACTGCACTGCTTATCGTATTTTTCGCCATCGTCGCGGTTATTCATGACCAGCACCTGTTCACGCCGATCATTCAATGGGTACTGCGCCTGGAAGGCCAGAATCAGCTTGTGGCTTTCTTTGCGGCAAACGGTGTCCTTTCTGCAATCAGTGACAATGTATTTGTGGCTACCGTATATATGTCCGAAACCCAGAAAGCCTTTGAAGCCGGAGGCATTGCGCTGGAGCATTACAACAAGATGGCAGTTGCAATCAACATGGGGACAAACGCTCCTTCCGTTGCTACACCAAACGGTCAGGCGGCGTTCCTGTTCCTGCTGACCTCCGCGCTTGCTCCGCTGATTCGCCTGTCTTACCTGGAAATGGTGAAACTGGCTCTGCCTTATACCATTGTTATGTCTCTTACAGGTGTGCTGGCTACAATGTACTTGTTGTAA
- the nhaB gene encoding sodium/proton antiporter NhaB, giving the protein MKQTGTGQVKQIGIGQAFRANFLGQAPNWYKTTILAFLVLNPILMLTLGKYVTGWVLIVEFIFTLAMALKCYPLPAGGLLAIEAVVIGLTNPHSIYHEVELNLPVILLLMFMVAGIYFMKEGLVYLFTKILTKVRSKVALAFLFSILGAVLSAFLDALTVTAVIIAVAYGFYNIFHKFASSEKVYETYDINHDHIVDDIYQEDLNQFRGFLRNLMMHGAVGTALGGATTLVGEPQNLLIGSIMKWDFVDFFLNSAPVSIPVLIAGLLTAITLEVTKFWGYGYQLPDSVRKVMEDDTKAKDAALDTRGRIRLIIMAVCGVLLIFSLALHLAEVGIIGLMIIILLTSFNGVIEEGRIGHAFEEAMPFTALLIVFFSIVAVIHDQHLFTPIVHWVLQLEGQDQLVAFFAANGVLSAISDNVFVATVYMTETQKAFEAGGIALEHYNKMAVAINMGTNIPSVATPNGQAAFLFLLTSALAPLIRLSYLEMVKLALPYTIVMSLTGVLATMYLL; this is encoded by the coding sequence ATGAAACAGACGGGTACCGGACAAGTGAAACAGATAGGCATCGGACAGGCATTCAGAGCAAATTTTTTGGGCCAGGCTCCCAACTGGTACAAAACAACCATTCTTGCTTTTCTGGTGTTGAACCCTATTTTGATGTTGACTCTCGGTAAGTACGTTACCGGGTGGGTTCTGATTGTCGAATTTATTTTTACCCTGGCCATGGCGCTGAAATGTTATCCGCTCCCTGCAGGCGGACTTTTGGCGATCGAAGCCGTTGTGATCGGGCTTACTAACCCGCATTCGATCTATCACGAAGTTGAACTGAACCTGCCGGTTATTCTGCTTCTGATGTTCATGGTTGCCGGGATTTATTTTATGAAAGAAGGTCTTGTGTACCTGTTTACCAAGATCCTTACCAAAGTACGCTCTAAAGTCGCCCTTGCCTTCCTGTTCTCTATACTGGGGGCGGTTCTCTCCGCTTTTCTGGATGCGCTGACCGTAACGGCAGTGATTATTGCCGTGGCCTATGGATTCTATAACATTTTCCACAAATTTGCTTCCAGCGAAAAAGTATACGAAACCTATGACATCAATCACGACCATATTGTTGATGACATATATCAGGAAGATCTCAATCAGTTTCGTGGCTTTCTGCGCAATCTTATGATGCATGGTGCCGTGGGTACCGCCCTGGGCGGAGCAACAACACTGGTTGGTGAGCCTCAGAACCTGCTGATCGGCTCTATTATGAAATGGGACTTCGTTGATTTCTTTTTAAACAGCGCACCTGTGTCTATCCCGGTGCTGATCGCCGGTCTTCTGACCGCCATCACCCTTGAAGTCACCAAGTTTTGGGGGTACGGCTATCAGCTTCCTGATTCTGTTCGAAAGGTCATGGAAGACGACACCAAAGCCAAAGATGCCGCGCTGGATACTCGCGGACGTATACGCCTGATTATTATGGCTGTATGCGGCGTTCTGCTGATCTTTTCCCTGGCGTTGCACCTGGCGGAAGTCGGTATTATTGGTCTGATGATTATCATCCTGCTTACCTCTTTCAACGGGGTTATTGAAGAAGGGCGCATCGGTCATGCCTTTGAAGAAGCAATGCCGTTTACCGCACTGCTTATCGTATTTTTCTCCATCGTTGCGGTTATTCATGACCAGCATCTGTTCACTCCGATTGTTCATTGGGTATTACAGCTGGAAGGACAGGATCAGCTTGTGGCTTTTTTTGCGGCAAACGGTGTCCTTTCCGCAATCAGTGACAACGTATTTGTGGCTACCGTATATATGACCGAAACCCAGAAAGCCTTTGAAGCCGGAGGCATTGCGCTGGAGCATTACAACAAGATGGCAGTTGCAATCAACATGGGTACAAACATCCCTTCCGTTGCTACACCAAACGGTCAGGCAGCATTCCTGTTCCTGCTGACCTCCGCGCTTGCTCCGCTGATTCGCCTGTCTTACCTGGAAATGGTGAAACTGGCTCTGCCTTATACCATCGTTATGTCTCTTACAGGTGTGCTGGCTACAATGTACCTGTTGTAA